One part of the Granulicella arctica genome encodes these proteins:
- a CDS encoding flavodoxin family protein: MAKLAVVFQSGKGHTKTLADSILKGINSVEGVSGSLFEIRGQDIQEGRFANEGLMSALDNCDGIVLGCATYMGSASAIFKAFLESAFQPRWFEQRWKDKIAAGFTNSASQNGDKLTTLFQLSIFAMQMGMIWVGVSDLPGNNWSGGARSDLNRLGSWVGAMGQSNADEDKPSIGDIDTAERLGARVAVITRRIKDGVAYETERLSEPGFRKNNIARKDALAGLRD; the protein is encoded by the coding sequence ATGGCGAAGCTGGCGGTAGTCTTTCAGTCTGGCAAAGGACACACGAAAACGCTCGCGGACTCGATACTCAAGGGCATCAACAGCGTCGAGGGCGTGAGTGGCAGCCTTTTTGAGATCCGTGGACAGGATATTCAGGAGGGACGTTTCGCGAATGAAGGACTCATGAGCGCACTCGACAACTGCGACGGAATCGTCCTCGGTTGTGCAACGTACATGGGAAGCGCATCCGCCATTTTCAAGGCTTTTCTCGAATCGGCCTTCCAGCCGCGTTGGTTCGAGCAGCGTTGGAAGGACAAGATTGCCGCAGGCTTCACCAATTCTGCGTCTCAAAATGGCGACAAGCTTACAACGTTGTTTCAACTTTCCATCTTCGCGATGCAGATGGGAATGATCTGGGTTGGCGTCAGCGACCTTCCAGGAAACAACTGGAGCGGTGGCGCACGCAGCGACTTGAACCGATTAGGTAGCTGGGTCGGTGCGATGGGACAGAGCAACGCTGATGAAGATAAACCCAGTATCGGCGACATCGATACAGCCGAACGACTTGGCGCACGTGTCGCGGTCATTACTCGGCGTATTAAAGACGGTGTCGCATACGAGACGGAGCGGCTGTCGGAACCGGGCTTCCGGAAGAACAATATTGCCAGGAAAGATGCGCTCGCTGGCCTTCGCGACTGA
- a CDS encoding GRP family sugar transporter, which translates to MFTPHTYLTALLLMVFSMLCWGSWANAQKIDSGWRFELFYFDYSGGLLLTAIAIGLTLGYTDPTASDSFFHNLHAASTRSLVEALTGGMIFSIGNILLVAAISVAGMSVAFPIGAGLGLVLGSCLNYLVAPTGNPILIFGGIALICAAIALDALAYRDLEAATNSSSPKTLAKGIWLSIGGGIGAGLFYPFVAKSLTGPGHLTPYTVNAIFAVGALITAVPMSLLLMRKPVAGKPLAWSDYTSGIWQRHAWGIAGGVLWGLGTIANFVASSVPMIGPATSFAMGEGNTMISALWGVFIWREFKGASAHVRLLLALMFLCFLLGLTSIAIAPLVK; encoded by the coding sequence GTGTTCACACCGCACACCTATCTAACGGCGTTGCTGCTCATGGTCTTCAGCATGCTCTGCTGGGGAAGCTGGGCCAACGCTCAGAAGATCGACAGTGGTTGGCGCTTCGAGCTCTTCTACTTCGACTACAGCGGCGGCCTCCTCCTTACCGCGATCGCCATCGGCCTCACCCTCGGCTATACCGACCCCACAGCCTCTGACAGCTTCTTCCACAATCTCCACGCCGCCAGCACCCGCAGCCTCGTCGAAGCCCTCACCGGCGGCATGATCTTCAGCATCGGCAACATCCTGCTCGTCGCCGCCATCTCCGTCGCAGGCATGTCCGTCGCCTTCCCCATCGGAGCCGGTCTCGGTCTCGTCCTTGGCTCATGCCTCAACTATCTCGTCGCCCCCACCGGCAATCCCATCCTCATCTTCGGAGGCATCGCCCTCATCTGCGCTGCCATCGCCCTCGACGCTCTCGCCTACCGCGACCTCGAAGCCGCAACCAACTCATCCAGCCCCAAGACCCTCGCCAAAGGCATCTGGCTCAGCATCGGCGGAGGCATCGGCGCTGGCCTCTTCTATCCCTTTGTCGCCAAATCGCTCACCGGTCCCGGCCACCTCACCCCATACACCGTCAACGCCATCTTCGCCGTCGGAGCCCTCATTACCGCCGTCCCCATGAGCCTCCTCCTCATGCGCAAACCCGTCGCCGGCAAGCCCCTCGCCTGGAGCGACTACACCTCCGGCATCTGGCAACGCCACGCCTGGGGCATAGCCGGTGGCGTTCTCTGGGGCCTCGGCACCATCGCCAACTTCGTCGCCTCCTCCGTCCCCATGATCGGCCCCGCCACCTCCTTCGCCATGGGCGAAGGCAACACCATGATCTCCGCCCTCTGGGGCGTCTTCATCTGGCGCGAGTTCAAAGGAGCCAGCGCCCACGTCAGACTCCTCCTCGCACTCATGTTCCTCTGCTTCCTCCTCGGCCTTACCTCCATCGCCATCGCCCCCCTCGTGAAATGA
- a CDS encoding D-hexose-6-phosphate mutarotase → MNLTQLNEDFGLPGMLRFEQTPTGLIYAEVSTPAAAATVYLQGAHLTHWQPTGQQPVLFLSRKSDLEPGKPIRGGVPIAFPWFAVDQKADRINGKPGPSHGFARTENWTLAFAALSGDDLHLTFTLAPNATSRSMGFDHFRVAFQLTIGRTLTMQLTVANDAPVAPLVFEEALHTYFAVADVHEVSVTGLEPTAYIDKTDNFKLKPALHAPLTFTGFTDRIYNHTKATCVLHDVLGKRRIVVEKTNSDTTVVFNPWKELPDLGPDEWHELLCVETVNAAESPVTVGPGKAHTMQAHISVEVV, encoded by the coding sequence TTGAACTTGACTCAACTGAATGAAGATTTTGGCTTGCCTGGCATGCTGCGCTTTGAACAGACCCCGACGGGGCTTATCTATGCCGAGGTCAGCACGCCCGCTGCTGCGGCGACGGTTTACCTGCAAGGCGCGCACCTGACGCACTGGCAGCCGACGGGCCAGCAGCCGGTACTTTTTCTTAGCCGCAAGAGCGATCTTGAGCCGGGCAAACCGATCCGGGGTGGTGTGCCGATTGCGTTTCCCTGGTTTGCGGTGGATCAGAAGGCGGACCGGATCAACGGTAAGCCGGGACCTTCGCATGGCTTCGCTCGTACGGAGAACTGGACGCTTGCCTTTGCGGCCCTGTCTGGTGATGACCTGCACCTGACCTTCACGCTGGCTCCGAACGCGACCAGTCGCTCGATGGGCTTCGATCACTTTCGCGTGGCGTTTCAACTGACCATTGGGCGTACGTTGACGATGCAGTTGACGGTGGCGAACGACGCTCCGGTTGCGCCGTTGGTCTTCGAGGAGGCGCTGCATACGTATTTCGCCGTTGCCGATGTACATGAGGTTTCGGTGACGGGGCTTGAGCCGACGGCCTATATCGACAAGACGGACAACTTCAAATTGAAGCCGGCGCTCCATGCGCCGCTGACGTTTACGGGGTTTACCGACCGTATCTACAACCATACGAAGGCGACCTGTGTGCTGCATGATGTGCTGGGCAAACGCCGCATCGTGGTGGAGAAGACGAACTCCGACACGACGGTTGTGTTCAACCCGTGGAAAGAGCTGCCGGATCTTGGGCCGGACGAGTGGCATGAGCTGTTGTGCGTCGAGACGGTGAATGCGGCTGAGAGTCCAGTGACGGTTGGACCGGGCAAGGCTCATACGATGCAGGCGCATATCTCGGTGGAGGTGGTCTAG